One window of Jannaschia sp. CCS1 genomic DNA carries:
- a CDS encoding GntR family transcriptional regulator, whose protein sequence is MHSNSQHLQSVVRRQIVSGGREPGSRINEVALAAEFEVSRTPARTALAGLEAEGLIEKREGRGYTVCSISRADVSNAIAVRATLEALAAKTMAETGLTPEVEATLLSSIATTEAILESDTPVKELLDGYHAANVIFHETIMQKCGNDLIAHTFERIAMLPLAKLGSLVFDRGAPQRERMRLTVGHSQHVILFDAIKQRDGARAEAMMREHSHATLNYADLFLRKTYGIATMRTDEMEV, encoded by the coding sequence ATGCATTCCAACTCTCAACATCTGCAATCCGTGGTTCGCCGCCAGATCGTATCCGGCGGGCGAGAGCCGGGCTCCCGTATCAACGAGGTTGCACTTGCCGCAGAATTCGAAGTCTCGCGCACACCGGCCCGCACCGCGCTGGCCGGGTTGGAGGCCGAGGGGTTGATCGAAAAGCGCGAAGGGCGCGGATATACCGTGTGTTCGATTTCCAGGGCGGACGTGTCCAACGCGATCGCCGTGCGCGCGACGCTTGAGGCGCTGGCCGCTAAGACGATGGCCGAAACCGGCTTGACGCCGGAGGTCGAGGCGACGCTCTTGTCCTCCATCGCGACGACCGAGGCGATCCTGGAGTCCGATACCCCGGTCAAGGAACTGCTCGATGGCTACCACGCCGCGAATGTCATCTTTCATGAGACCATCATGCAAAAGTGCGGCAATGATCTGATCGCCCATACGTTTGAACGTATCGCCATGCTGCCCTTGGCCAAACTGGGATCCCTGGTGTTTGACCGGGGGGCGCCACAGCGCGAACGGATGCGACTAACGGTTGGCCATTCGCAGCACGTGATTTTGTTCGACGCGATCAAGCAGCGCGATGGGGCGCGGGCCGAAGCCATGATGCGTGAACACAGCCATGCGACGCTTAACTACGCGGACCTTTTTCTGCGCAAGACCTATGGCATCGCCACGATGCGGACCGATGAGATGGAGGTATGA
- a CDS encoding aldehyde dehydrogenase family protein — translation MDNAMETDAEDVPVETHLFVDGEARPASAGRLYPIYNPARPDELVGHAAAADADDVDAAVRAADAAFPAWSSRTYTERAELLIAIADALSSDDADVARRSRLFCREHGKILRETHLELSRLGDRFRLSASYAERLAADETLQGPPFDTIITRQPRGVAALIVPWNWPLSILGAKLPQALMAGNTVVVKPSHNSALAPSQTLRIIAEMLPPGVLSVVTGSASDIGDPLVRHPLVRFVNFTGSVEVGRHVMRQAADNLTPVTLELGGNDAALICEDAALDDGAFMRMYMGAFMSSGQICMALKRLYVHRSRFDEVVDGLEATCNRMVVGDGLLDGTNMGPVNNAKQLQVVTDMINEARHSGTDVRELGQVPDEALYATGYFQRPTLVVDPDPSLKIVAEEQFGPALPILPFDTEDEAIAAANDSRFGLCSSVWTEDRDRAVALSRRIEAGYTYLNAHGPAAQDGRGPFGGFKDSGIGRNLGYEGVIQFQGHHTISGPSGWLIS, via the coding sequence GTGGATAACGCCATGGAGACGGACGCAGAAGATGTGCCCGTCGAAACGCATCTTTTTGTGGACGGAGAGGCGCGCCCGGCATCAGCGGGACGCCTCTATCCCATCTACAATCCGGCACGACCCGATGAATTGGTTGGCCACGCGGCAGCAGCAGATGCCGACGATGTCGATGCCGCCGTGCGGGCGGCCGACGCAGCGTTTCCGGCCTGGTCTTCGCGGACCTACACAGAGCGCGCAGAGCTGCTGATCGCCATTGCCGATGCCCTGAGTTCCGACGATGCAGACGTCGCCCGCAGGTCCCGCCTGTTCTGCCGTGAGCATGGCAAGATCTTGCGCGAAACGCATCTGGAACTGAGCCGCCTTGGCGACCGGTTCCGGCTGAGCGCGTCCTACGCAGAACGGCTGGCGGCGGACGAAACCCTTCAAGGGCCACCCTTTGATACGATCATAACCCGCCAACCGCGTGGGGTCGCCGCGCTGATCGTGCCATGGAACTGGCCCCTGTCGATCCTTGGCGCGAAGCTGCCGCAGGCCCTGATGGCGGGCAATACCGTGGTTGTGAAGCCAAGCCACAACTCCGCGCTGGCCCCGTCACAGACGCTGCGGATCATCGCAGAGATGCTGCCACCCGGCGTGTTGAGTGTCGTGACGGGCAGCGCGTCGGACATCGGCGATCCGCTGGTGCGCCACCCGCTGGTCCGGTTCGTGAATTTCACCGGATCGGTTGAGGTCGGACGCCACGTGATGCGGCAGGCCGCAGACAATCTGACGCCCGTGACACTGGAACTGGGCGGCAATGATGCCGCCTTGATCTGCGAGGACGCGGCGCTTGATGACGGTGCGTTCATGCGAATGTACATGGGCGCGTTCATGTCATCGGGGCAGATCTGCATGGCGCTGAAACGGCTCTACGTGCATCGCTCGCGTTTTGACGAGGTGGTGGATGGGCTGGAGGCCACGTGCAACCGGATGGTCGTAGGCGACGGCCTTTTGGACGGCACCAACATGGGCCCTGTGAACAACGCGAAGCAACTGCAGGTCGTGACCGACATGATCAACGAAGCCCGTCATAGCGGCACGGACGTGCGAGAGCTTGGGCAGGTGCCCGATGAGGCGCTCTACGCGACGGGCTACTTTCAGCGCCCAACGCTGGTTGTGGACCCGGATCCCAGCCTGAAGATCGTCGCCGAGGAGCAATTCGGCCCCGCCCTGCCGATCCTACCCTTCGACACGGAAGACGAGGCGATTGCGGCGGCGAATGACAGCCGCTTTGGCCTCTGCTCATCGGTCTGGACGGAGGATCGCGACCGCGCTGTTGCCCTCTCTCGCCGGATCGAGGCGGGCTATACCTATCTGAACGCCCATGGTCCCGCGGCGCAGGACGGACGCGGACCGTTCGGCGGGTTCAAGGACAGCGGGATCGGCAGAAATCTTGGGTACGAGGGCGTGATCCAGTTTCAGGGTCACCACACGATCAGCGGGCCGAGCGGATGGCTTATCAGTTGA
- a CDS encoding TRAP transporter substrate-binding protein, with translation MNYNALIAGAALALSPMATQAEDLSLAYWMGPGHPMNAAVFTPFAENLAEVSGGEMTVELFAGGALNGSPPSQYGIMLDGVADIAFVIPGYTGDVFPVTGVITYPGICESAADCTASLWRARDQIAAEYDAVLLGLWGNNPPVLITRDQPVRTLEDIAGMIVRVTSTQDVAFAEALGASGVTQPVNVINQNLTNGVVDAIAIGPSAIGSFNLHEPGNYITTYFPGSGSAFALLMNQDVFDDLTEEQQGWVMAAADESLSQAGGDFYDRAAARGLEIAREAGVEIIDLTPEERARWDEAMAPLIEELRAQDMGGTTAGAIMDIMIGE, from the coding sequence ATGAACTACAACGCACTTATCGCAGGGGCCGCCTTGGCCCTGAGCCCGATGGCAACCCAGGCCGAGGATCTGAGCCTCGCCTATTGGATGGGACCCGGCCATCCGATGAACGCCGCTGTGTTCACGCCCTTCGCCGAAAACCTCGCGGAGGTATCAGGCGGCGAGATGACGGTGGAATTGTTCGCCGGGGGGGCGCTCAACGGCTCCCCACCATCACAATACGGCATCATGCTAGACGGCGTGGCCGATATCGCCTTCGTCATCCCGGGCTATACGGGCGATGTCTTCCCGGTGACCGGCGTCATCACTTATCCCGGCATCTGCGAAAGTGCCGCCGACTGCACCGCATCTTTGTGGCGCGCCCGGGATCAGATCGCAGCGGAATATGATGCCGTCCTTCTGGGGCTATGGGGCAACAACCCCCCGGTGCTGATCACCCGGGATCAACCCGTTCGCACGTTGGAGGACATCGCAGGCATGATCGTTCGCGTCACGTCCACACAGGATGTGGCCTTCGCCGAGGCGCTTGGAGCATCAGGTGTCACGCAGCCGGTGAATGTGATCAACCAGAACCTCACCAACGGTGTCGTGGATGCCATTGCCATCGGGCCCTCGGCCATTGGGTCCTTCAATCTGCATGAGCCGGGCAACTACATCACGACCTATTTCCCCGGCTCCGGGTCCGCCTTCGCGCTATTGATGAACCAGGACGTGTTCGATGACCTGACGGAGGAGCAACAGGGTTGGGTCATGGCCGCCGCCGATGAGAGCCTATCGCAGGCCGGCGGCGACTTCTACGACCGCGCCGCCGCACGGGGCCTTGAGATCGCCCGCGAGGCCGGGGTGGAGATCATCGACCTGACGCCTGAAGAACGGGCCCGTTGGGACGAGGCCATGGCACCGCTGATCGAAGAGCTTCGGGCCCAGGACATGGGTGGCACGACGGCAGGCGCGATCATGGACATCATGATCGGCGAATGA
- a CDS encoding TRAP transporter small permease, translating to MTMHETPHDHVPGPLGAADRVLRWLSGGLAAVGALSIIGLMGITLVAVVWRYWFRAPISGTGDISQMMLIIVAGAAVAYGARHQAHVSVDLIAPLGRRVTRITDIVMRGLTLFIIGLSVYALMDKACGMERACITSTLSIEHRPFYWYLAVAMAVYAAQVAVHLGIGIATFRGTDPTEVNS from the coding sequence ATGACCATGCACGAGACGCCCCATGACCACGTTCCCGGCCCGCTGGGCGCGGCGGACCGGGTGCTTCGATGGCTGTCGGGCGGGCTTGCGGCTGTGGGCGCGCTCAGCATTATCGGATTGATGGGGATTACCCTGGTGGCGGTGGTCTGGCGCTACTGGTTCCGGGCGCCGATCTCGGGCACCGGGGATATCTCGCAGATGATGCTGATTATCGTGGCAGGTGCCGCTGTGGCCTACGGCGCACGGCATCAGGCCCATGTCAGCGTCGATCTGATCGCGCCTCTTGGGCGGCGTGTCACGCGCATCACCGATATCGTGATGCGGGGGCTGACGTTGTTCATCATCGGGCTGTCCGTTTACGCCTTGATGGACAAGGCCTGCGGGATGGAGCGGGCCTGCATCACCTCGACCCTGTCGATCGAGCATCGTCCGTTCTACTGGTATCTGGCCGTCGCCATGGCCGTCTACGCCGCACAGGTGGCCGTGCATTTGGGCATTGGCATCGCCACCTTCCGGGGCACAGATCCAACCGAGGTCAATTCCTGA
- a CDS encoding TRAP transporter large permease — protein MDPSTIGFVGFGLLFVLLLIRMPVGAAMMLVGTAGIWMIRERAAIPKLAGEIFNEASNYPLTIIPLFVLMGNLAGVSGMSRDLYTAAHAWLGHMKGGLASATIVGCAGFSALSGSSLAAALTMGRVALPEMQRYKYDNGLATGAIAAGGTLGILIPPSAGFVVYAILTEESIGRLFMAGVLPGLMLTSLFIFAIWLSVLRKPERAPAAAERMPIGQRFSALFRSFWIIGIIVATIGGIYTGVFSAVEAAGVGAFLALLVTLIRGTMTWANMVDVFTSTLKSTGTVFLILFGAFVFKSFVGFTGITITLSEWVAVQGFTGFQIVVAFLLLFIVLGMFMEGFAILVLTVPLIQPIIQPLGIDMIWFGVLMVIVLEMGLISPPVGVNVFVVKGIARDVPLNTIFRGIWPFWFAMLAAVLLILTFPQIALLLPNTMFG, from the coding sequence ATGGATCCATCGACAATCGGCTTTGTCGGCTTCGGCCTTCTGTTCGTCCTGCTGCTTATCCGCATGCCTGTGGGCGCGGCGATGATGCTGGTGGGCACCGCTGGCATCTGGATGATCCGCGAACGCGCGGCGATCCCCAAGCTGGCGGGCGAGATTTTCAACGAGGCGTCGAACTATCCGCTGACGATCATCCCGCTGTTTGTTCTGATGGGCAATCTTGCCGGTGTATCGGGGATGAGCCGGGATCTGTATACCGCCGCCCATGCCTGGCTTGGTCATATGAAGGGTGGGCTGGCATCTGCCACAATCGTTGGCTGCGCGGGGTTTTCGGCGCTGTCAGGCTCCTCGCTGGCGGCTGCGCTGACGATGGGGCGCGTCGCCCTGCCCGAAATGCAGCGCTACAAGTATGACAATGGCCTGGCGACCGGCGCCATCGCGGCGGGGGGCACCTTGGGCATCCTCATCCCCCCATCGGCGGGCTTCGTCGTCTATGCCATTCTGACCGAAGAAAGCATCGGGCGGCTGTTCATGGCCGGCGTCCTGCCGGGGCTGATGCTGACGTCGCTGTTCATCTTCGCGATCTGGCTGTCGGTCCTGCGCAAACCCGAGCGCGCGCCCGCCGCAGCAGAACGTATGCCCATCGGTCAGCGGTTCAGCGCACTATTCCGGTCCTTCTGGATCATCGGCATTATCGTGGCGACTATCGGCGGCATCTACACCGGCGTCTTTTCAGCGGTGGAGGCCGCAGGCGTCGGCGCATTCCTCGCCCTTCTGGTGACGCTGATCCGGGGCACGATGACCTGGGCCAACATGGTCGATGTGTTTACCAGCACGCTGAAATCCACAGGTACCGTCTTTCTGATCCTGTTCGGCGCCTTCGTGTTCAAATCCTTCGTGGGTTTTACCGGCATCACCATCACCCTGTCGGAATGGGTCGCGGTGCAGGGGTTCACGGGGTTTCAGATTGTCGTGGCCTTCCTGTTGCTGTTCATCGTGCTTGGCATGTTCATGGAAGGCTTCGCGATCCTCGTGCTAACGGTGCCGCTGATCCAGCCAATCATCCAGCCGCTTGGCATCGACATGATCTGGTTTGGTGTCCTGATGGTTATCGTGCTGGAAATGGGGCTGATCTCCCCGCCCGTGGGCGTCAACGTCTTCGTGGTGAAGGGCATTGCGCGCGACGTGCCGCTCAACACCATCTTCCGGGGCATCTGGCCGTTCTGGTTCGCCATGTTGGCCGCCGTCCTGCTGATCCTCACCTTCCCGCAAATCGCATTGCTCCTGCCCAACACGATGTTCGGCTAG
- a CDS encoding OsmC family protein — protein sequence MKHAEDIIGKAHTAPFYKVANPGDIGLDLPDIRHGDAVRCWVNALAGFQKEALVGSARSDNVWRLVSDEGAYLNGHDAAPCPLSFLSTGMVASYMNEIMALAKQQGVELRKLRLIQNNYYTMQGSMRKRTMTGGALPVELEVQCECDLDDAALQELVANAVHASPLNGLMRGKLPSLFTLTRNGTQIETGDAIALNAPVVGDPSGDPPLAASSDLSLIAREGMSPTKTVAKGTAGSATSLTDEQDRTLNPGVICTLREDGIKEIEQHLYSPHGSIFRYLSEEAEPAGGQGRAPDAVSYISAGIAFCFMTQFGRMASMEKLDLSHYSIVQDTHFSLGGASGGTGKAGTADPVETHVHLRTSEADDVARDMLDVSERTCFLHAFCRTDLKTRLKITRV from the coding sequence ATGAAACACGCAGAAGACATCATCGGCAAAGCCCATACTGCCCCCTTCTACAAGGTCGCCAATCCGGGCGATATCGGCCTGGACCTGCCCGACATCCGCCATGGCGATGCCGTACGGTGCTGGGTCAACGCGCTGGCCGGGTTCCAGAAAGAGGCGCTGGTTGGCTCTGCCCGGTCCGACAACGTCTGGCGATTGGTCTCTGATGAAGGCGCATACCTGAACGGCCACGACGCCGCCCCCTGCCCGCTGTCGTTCCTCAGCACAGGCATGGTCGCCAGCTACATGAACGAGATCATGGCATTGGCCAAACAGCAGGGCGTGGAGCTGCGCAAGCTGCGGCTGATCCAGAACAACTACTACACGATGCAGGGGTCCATGCGGAAGCGGACGATGACCGGCGGCGCGCTGCCAGTCGAGCTGGAAGTCCAGTGTGAGTGTGATCTGGATGACGCTGCCTTGCAGGAGTTGGTGGCGAATGCCGTCCATGCCTCACCGCTGAATGGCCTGATGCGCGGCAAACTGCCGTCCCTGTTCACCCTGACCCGGAACGGCACGCAGATAGAGACCGGGGACGCAATCGCGTTGAACGCCCCCGTTGTCGGCGACCCGTCGGGTGATCCACCTCTGGCCGCAAGCAGCGATCTGTCCCTTATCGCCCGCGAAGGCATGTCACCCACCAAAACCGTCGCCAAGGGCACCGCGGGCTCTGCCACGTCCTTGACGGATGAGCAGGACCGGACGCTGAACCCCGGGGTGATCTGTACCCTGCGCGAGGATGGCATCAAGGAGATCGAACAACATCTGTATTCCCCCCACGGCTCCATCTTCCGCTACCTCAGCGAAGAGGCGGAGCCTGCGGGTGGCCAAGGCCGTGCGCCCGACGCCGTCAGCTATATCTCTGCCGGGATCGCCTTTTGTTTCATGACGCAGTTCGGGCGTATGGCCTCGATGGAGAAGCTGGACCTGTCCCACTACTCCATTGTCCAAGACACGCATTTCTCGCTCGGCGGCGCGTCGGGTGGCACCGGCAAGGCGGGCACGGCAGACCCGGTCGAGACGCATGTTCACCTGCGCACGTCAGAGGCCGACGACGTGGCGCGCGACATGCTGGACGTGTCAGAGCGGACATGTTTCCTGCATGCCTTCTGCCGGACAGACCTGAAAACCAGGCTGAAAATCACGCGGGTCTAA
- a CDS encoding FAD-dependent oxidoreductase has protein sequence MDITHDVAIVGGGPVGMGLAIDLAQRGVRVAVIERYAQPQKVPKGQNMTQRTLEHIDAWGCEPDMRAARIVPRGVANGGLVTFGTLLSDHSYEFLPREGVQPFYGQKVDRMPQYCTEAVLRERAAELEAIDTRYGWSFDGMEQDADGVTLRIKAHKGPDTDTIRARFVVGCDGSRSAVREASGITQTLSDHDRKMVLLVFKSPQLHDLLGARYEARSFYNAMAPELEGYWRFLGRVDGQTEWFFHAPVPHETTRENTDFPALLHDAVGQAFDLDVTYVGFWDLRFALADSYRADRVLIAGDACHSHPPYGGYGINTGFEDARNLGWKLAAEVQGWAGDGLLNSYGAERRPVFASTDRDFIRRFIEEDRAFLANHSPDDADFSQVWNARNEGASEVFAFEPNYDGSSIIGGEGTPSAKGDHRFEARAGHHLAPRALSDGRTTYQALGAGFTLFDFGAGGGGAFPRAAAKRGIPLKAVTDSFEDERKDYLVPMILVRPDGYVAWAGETADADAILARAIGASE, from the coding sequence ATGGACATAACCCACGATGTCGCCATCGTCGGCGGGGGGCCTGTTGGGATGGGCCTTGCGATTGATCTTGCGCAGCGGGGCGTGCGTGTCGCGGTGATTGAACGATATGCGCAGCCCCAGAAGGTGCCCAAGGGCCAGAACATGACCCAGCGCACGCTGGAGCATATCGACGCCTGGGGATGTGAGCCGGACATGCGCGCGGCCCGCATCGTCCCGCGCGGTGTGGCGAACGGAGGGCTTGTGACCTTCGGCACGCTCCTCAGCGATCATTCTTACGAGTTTCTGCCGCGTGAAGGGGTGCAGCCGTTCTATGGCCAGAAAGTCGACCGGATGCCGCAATATTGCACCGAAGCGGTTTTGCGCGAGCGGGCGGCTGAGTTGGAGGCTATCGACACCCGCTATGGTTGGTCCTTCGACGGGATGGAGCAAGACGCTGACGGCGTGACCCTGCGGATCAAGGCCCATAAGGGGCCTGACACGGACACGATCCGCGCCCGCTTCGTCGTGGGTTGCGACGGCAGCCGGTCTGCAGTGCGCGAGGCTAGCGGGATCACCCAGACGCTGTCGGATCATGATCGCAAAATGGTTCTTCTGGTGTTCAAATCGCCCCAGTTGCACGACCTTCTGGGTGCACGTTACGAGGCACGGTCGTTCTACAACGCGATGGCCCCGGAACTGGAGGGCTACTGGCGGTTTCTGGGTCGCGTCGACGGACAGACGGAGTGGTTCTTCCATGCGCCGGTCCCGCATGAGACGACCCGTGAGAACACCGATTTCCCCGCCCTGCTGCACGACGCCGTGGGTCAGGCCTTTGATCTGGACGTGACCTATGTGGGCTTCTGGGACCTGCGGTTCGCGCTGGCCGACAGCTACCGCGCGGATCGTGTGTTGATCGCAGGTGACGCGTGTCATTCGCATCCGCCCTACGGGGGCTACGGCATCAATACCGGGTTCGAGGATGCGCGCAATCTGGGCTGGAAGCTGGCCGCGGAGGTGCAGGGATGGGCGGGTGACGGCTTGCTGAACAGCTATGGGGCGGAGCGCCGACCGGTTTTCGCCTCCACCGACCGCGATTTCATTCGCCGCTTCATCGAAGAAGACCGCGCGTTTCTGGCCAACCACAGCCCGGACGATGCAGATTTTTCCCAGGTCTGGAATGCCCGCAATGAGGGCGCGAGTGAGGTCTTCGCGTTTGAGCCGAATTACGACGGCTCTTCGATCATCGGAGGCGAAGGCACGCCAAGTGCCAAGGGCGACCATCGGTTCGAGGCCCGTGCCGGGCATCACCTTGCGCCGCGTGCGCTATCCGATGGGCGCACCACGTATCAGGCGCTTGGGGCCGGTTTCACACTGTTTGATTTCGGGGCAGGGGGCGGGGGCGCATTCCCTCGGGCCGCAGCGAAACGAGGCATCCCGCTTAAGGCCGTGACAGACAGTTTTGAAGACGAGCGCAAGGACTACCTCGTCCCCATGATACTGGTCCGACCCGACGGATATGTGGCCTGGGCGGGCGAGACGGCGGATGCCGACGCAATCCTCGCCCGCGCTATTGGAGCATCAGAATAG
- a CDS encoding aldehyde dehydrogenase family protein, translating to MTKTARHFIGGHWRDDGVDPLGSVNPADGQVIGHYIPGNADLADEAAAVAKAAFEESEWAASPRLRAQALMEIADALDAAKDDIADLVVAENGKIRAEAMGETMAGVSESRYYAGLARDIRGTMQEVAPGKLSLFAREAAGVAGIIVPWNAPVTLLIRSLAPALAAGCTTVIKPAAQTPLVHARIMDCLTSCPSLPAGVVNSINEDGIAVGQAMVASRDIDVISFTGSSRTGKLIQEGASKTLKRVGLELGGKAPAIVFPDADLDRAVREITHGILPIAGQMCVAVARILVHESIAADFEARIKAAVAAIRVGPGDDPANQCGAIIDLDNRSRLLGLINRAEEDGRMILRGQALEQGAFLTPTLFQIDDVSSDLVQEELFGPIATFETFGDEAEAVMKANATVYGLAASVFTTDVSRALRVSRAVRAGTVWVNAHLRLFAEAETGGYGQSGLGRLHGPEGLADFLETKHVYFEPGEVGG from the coding sequence ATGACCAAAACGGCACGGCACTTCATTGGCGGACATTGGCGGGATGACGGAGTCGACCCCCTTGGCAGCGTCAATCCCGCCGACGGCCAGGTCATCGGCCACTACATCCCGGGTAATGCGGATCTGGCTGACGAGGCGGCTGCGGTCGCAAAGGCCGCGTTCGAGGAGAGTGAGTGGGCCGCCTCCCCCCGGTTGCGCGCGCAGGCTCTGATGGAAATCGCGGATGCACTGGACGCCGCGAAAGACGACATCGCGGACCTTGTCGTTGCGGAAAACGGGAAAATCCGGGCCGAGGCCATGGGCGAAACCATGGCGGGCGTATCGGAAAGCCGTTACTATGCAGGCCTTGCACGCGACATTCGGGGCACCATGCAGGAGGTTGCACCCGGCAAGCTATCCCTTTTTGCGCGGGAGGCGGCAGGGGTTGCGGGCATCATCGTGCCATGGAACGCGCCGGTGACGTTGCTGATCCGCTCCCTCGCGCCCGCATTGGCGGCCGGCTGCACGACGGTGATCAAGCCCGCCGCGCAAACGCCGCTGGTCCATGCCCGGATCATGGACTGCCTTACATCCTGCCCATCGCTGCCCGCCGGGGTCGTCAACTCCATCAATGAAGACGGGATTGCTGTGGGCCAGGCCATGGTGGCCAGCCGGGATATCGACGTGATTTCGTTCACCGGGTCGAGCCGGACGGGAAAGCTGATCCAGGAAGGCGCGTCCAAGACGCTGAAACGGGTGGGGCTGGAGCTTGGGGGTAAGGCGCCCGCCATCGTCTTCCCCGACGCCGATCTGGACCGGGCGGTGCGCGAGATCACCCACGGCATCCTGCCCATCGCAGGCCAGATGTGCGTCGCCGTGGCGCGTATTCTGGTGCATGAGAGCATCGCAGCGGATTTTGAGGCGCGCATTAAAGCGGCTGTTGCCGCGATCCGGGTCGGCCCCGGTGACGATCCCGCAAATCAATGCGGCGCGATCATTGATTTGGACAACCGCAGCCGCTTGTTGGGGCTGATCAATCGGGCGGAAGAAGACGGCCGCATGATCCTGCGGGGCCAGGCCTTGGAGCAAGGTGCATTCCTGACGCCGACATTGTTTCAGATCGACGATGTCTCCTCCGACCTGGTGCAGGAGGAACTCTTCGGCCCCATCGCGACGTTTGAGACGTTTGGAGATGAGGCGGAGGCGGTGATGAAAGCCAATGCCACGGTCTACGGCCTGGCGGCCTCGGTCTTCACCACCGACGTGTCCCGGGCGCTCCGGGTCAGCCGCGCCGTGCGTGCGGGCACGGTCTGGGTCAATGCGCACCTGCGTCTGTTCGCGGAAGCCGAAACCGGCGGCTACGGGCAATCCGGCCTCGGGCGGCTCCACGGTCCCGAAGGCTTGGCAGATTTTCTGGAAACCAAGCATGTCTATTTTGAACCTGGCGAGGTGGGAGGATGA